DNA from Terriglobus tenax:
AATCATGAACCTTTCAGGCGACGCTGGCGGCTGACTTCTCCTGCACGCGACGCGCGACAGCCCACGCATACTGCACGGCCGACATGGGCGCAATGATCGAGATCGCCCGCAGCAGCATGCTAATCGGCATCTGGAACGGCAGCCATAACCACACCTGGTGCACAAGAATCAGGATGACGGTAAGAATCTGAACGCCGGTGTTGACCTTTCCCAGCAGGCTGGGAGGGAAATCGCGCAGTGTGTTGGTTACGTACAGCAGCGTGCAGACCAGCAGGATGCCGAGATCTCGGCTGAAGACCAGCACCGTAACGTAGCGCGGCACCAGCCCCTCGTGCGTCACCACCAGGAAGAGCGTGGAGAGCAGCAACTTGTCGGCAATGGGGTCAAGGTACTCTCCCAGCGTGGTGCGCTGCTTCAGCTTGCGCGCCAGCAGACCATCCAGACCGTCTGAGAGTCCGGCCGCGGCGAACAGAACAAGGGCGAGCGACCAGTTGCCGTCAAAGAT
Protein-coding regions in this window:
- a CDS encoding CDP-alcohol phosphatidyltransferase family protein — encoded protein: MNIFAQFRTAPNLLTLLRLFLVPFLVIQIFDGNWSLALVLFAAAGLSDGLDGLLARKLKQRTTLGEYLDPIADKLLLSTLFLVVTHEGLVPRYVTVLVFSRDLGILLVCTLLYVTNTLRDFPPSLLGKVNTGVQILTVILILVHQVWLWLPFQMPISMLLRAISIIAPMSAVQYAWAVARRVQEKSAASVA